One stretch of Pseudomonas fragi DNA includes these proteins:
- a CDS encoding ATP-binding cassette domain-containing protein: MLKFDRFALDVAHYHWLGNKTWHPLLSNISLEVRPGELTALVGSSGEGKSLLLQSALGLLPENMRCRGEIVLDGQVLGEAGKVNQRGKALCYVPQGVSALNPLIKVGPQLQRAAQLSGVSLGLDAVAEQLKHYNLKPELVDEFPRMLSGGMAKRVLASCAALTPARYILADEITSWLDDEHACQLLTHLKGFCLQGRGILWVTHDLALAARFADRIAVLHQGELHETLSAEELRENGGSPWLQSLWAALPEQQFFARRVPEYA; the protein is encoded by the coding sequence ATGCTGAAATTCGACCGGTTTGCGCTCGACGTTGCTCATTACCATTGGCTGGGAAACAAAACCTGGCATCCGCTGTTGAGCAATATCTCTCTTGAAGTACGCCCCGGTGAATTGACGGCACTGGTGGGCTCCAGCGGTGAAGGCAAAAGCCTGCTGCTGCAAAGCGCTTTGGGCTTGCTCCCGGAAAACATGCGCTGTCGCGGTGAAATAGTGCTCGACGGACAGGTGCTGGGGGAGGCCGGCAAGGTCAACCAGCGGGGCAAAGCCCTGTGCTACGTGCCCCAGGGTGTCAGCGCCCTGAACCCGCTGATCAAGGTCGGGCCTCAATTGCAGCGTGCCGCACAATTGAGCGGGGTCAGCCTGGGGCTCGATGCGGTGGCCGAGCAACTCAAGCACTACAATCTCAAGCCGGAACTGGTCGACGAATTTCCGCGCATGTTGTCAGGGGGCATGGCCAAACGCGTACTGGCCAGTTGCGCGGCCCTGACCCCTGCGCGTTATATCCTCGCGGACGAGATCACCTCATGGCTGGATGACGAACACGCCTGCCAGCTACTGACCCACCTCAAGGGCTTTTGCCTGCAAGGCCGGGGGATTTTGTGGGTGACCCATGACCTGGCACTGGCGGCGCGCTTCGCCGACAGGATCGCCGTGCTGCATCAGGGCGAACTGCACGAAACCCTGAGTGCTGAAGAATTGCGCGAAAACGGCGGCAGCCCTTGGTTGCAGTCACTGTGGGCGGCCTTACCCGAGCAACAGTTCTTTGCCCGTCGGGTACCGGAATATGCTTGA
- a CDS encoding ABC transporter permease encodes MTYNPNGALLRLCLSLLILLGLIAYGLSIIHIDVSMDLLARRLPPSAEYWFGTDSLGRDLWLRCFQGMTTSLQIGLTAAFSSGFLAMLAASLCALNKTLDYLIRGLIDSMLALPHLLLLVLICFTLGGGKQGVILAVALTHWPRLALILRGEIMRIRETDFVMLSHRLGNSSFYRWRHHLLPLLMPQWIVGTLLMFPHAVLHSAALSFLGFGLAPHDPSLGLLLADALRYLSSGAWWLAFFPGLILVGLVLVFDQFARALQQLWIRIT; translated from the coding sequence ATGACTTACAACCCCAATGGCGCATTGCTCAGGCTTTGCCTCTCGTTGTTGATACTGCTGGGATTGATCGCCTACGGTCTCTCAATCATCCATATTGATGTCTCCATGGATCTGCTGGCACGGCGCCTGCCACCCTCTGCCGAGTACTGGTTTGGCACTGACAGCCTGGGTCGTGATCTGTGGTTGCGGTGTTTTCAGGGGATGACCACCAGCCTGCAAATCGGTCTGACGGCGGCCTTTAGCAGCGGTTTTCTGGCGATGCTGGCGGCCAGTTTGTGTGCATTGAATAAAACCCTGGATTACCTGATTCGCGGGCTTATCGACAGCATGCTGGCGCTGCCGCATTTGTTGCTGCTGGTATTGATTTGTTTCACTTTGGGCGGCGGTAAACAGGGGGTCATCCTGGCTGTGGCACTGACCCACTGGCCACGCCTGGCCCTGATCCTGCGTGGCGAGATCATGCGCATCCGCGAGACGGATTTTGTGATGCTCTCGCACCGCCTGGGCAACAGCAGCTTCTATCGCTGGCGTCATCACTTGCTGCCCTTGCTGATGCCGCAGTGGATCGTTGGCACCCTGTTGATGTTCCCCCATGCGGTCCTGCATTCGGCGGCATTGAGCTTTCTGGGTTTTGGACTGGCACCCCATGATCCGTCATTGGGCCTGTTGCTGGCAGATGCGCTAAGGTACTTGAGCAGTGGCGCCTGGTGGCTGGCGTTTTTTCCGGGTTTGATTCTGGTGGGTCTGGTGTTGGTCTTTGACCAATTTGCGCGGGCATTGCAGCAGCTCTGGATAAGGATTACCTGA
- a CDS encoding ABC transporter permease — MSLFVVHLMGLLLVTAAGTFALLSFSPVDPIRAYIGNDLLHVPPEQYPLIAARWGLDLPLWERFLRWFGQMLQGDFGYSMLYNAPVSQVIGERFATSFALLFSAWLFSGIVGLAMGLTAGRYLNRWPDRLISTLSYVLASMPTFWIGLLLLSLFAVTLNWAPICCAWTPGSNAETASWGDKLRHLILPMLALGVLGVGNIALHTRSRVAEVMNSEFIRYAHAQGDKGWPLINFHILRHAITPALCLQFASVGELIGGSLLAEKVFAYPGLGQATIDAGLRGDIPLLMGIVMFCAVLVFTGNSIANALLLHLNRGAARQS, encoded by the coding sequence GTGTCGCTTTTCGTGGTGCACTTGATGGGCCTGCTGCTGGTCACGGCTGCGGGCACCTTTGCCTTGCTCAGTTTTTCTCCGGTGGATCCGATCCGCGCCTATATAGGTAACGATCTGCTGCACGTCCCCCCCGAGCAGTACCCGTTGATCGCGGCGCGCTGGGGGCTCGACCTGCCGTTGTGGGAGCGTTTTCTGCGCTGGTTCGGGCAAATGCTGCAAGGTGATTTCGGCTATTCCATGCTCTATAACGCGCCGGTCTCTCAAGTGATCGGTGAGCGTTTTGCTACCTCGTTTGCCCTGCTGTTTTCGGCCTGGCTATTTTCCGGAATCGTCGGTCTGGCCATGGGGCTGACAGCGGGTCGTTACCTGAACCGTTGGCCCGACCGGCTGATCTCGACCCTGTCTTATGTGCTGGCGTCCATGCCGACGTTCTGGATTGGCTTGCTGTTGCTGTCACTGTTTGCCGTGACGCTCAACTGGGCACCGATCTGCTGTGCCTGGACCCCCGGCAGCAATGCCGAAACCGCATCCTGGGGTGACAAGCTCAGGCACTTGATCCTGCCCATGCTGGCCCTGGGGGTGCTGGGCGTAGGCAATATCGCCCTGCATACCCGCTCGCGGGTGGCTGAGGTGATGAACAGCGAATTTATCCGTTACGCCCATGCCCAGGGCGACAAAGGCTGGCCGCTGATCAACTTTCATATCCTGCGCCACGCCATCACTCCAGCCTTGTGTCTGCAGTTTGCCTCGGTGGGGGAGTTGATCGGCGGCTCGTTGCTGGCTGAAAAAGTGTTCGCTTATCCGGGCCTGGGGCAGGCCACGATCGATGCCGGATTGCGCGGCGATATTCCATTGTTGATGGGGATCGTGATGTTTTGTGCGGTACTGGTGTTTACCGGCAACAGCATTGCCAACGCGCTGTTGCTGCACCTTAACCGTGGGGCGGCGCGCCAGTCATGA
- a CDS encoding ABC transporter substrate-binding protein, whose amino-acid sequence MSKPAWMRNTLVAAALLSVLAAPAHSAQDRTLQLAIGDEPTEGFDPMLGWSHGSYLLLHSPLLKQNEDLSWSSFLLSDYQASADGKTWTLKLKPDLKFSDGSPLTAKDVAYTYNNAAASGGKVDMGNFLKAEAVDPLTVRIELKAPQSTFVNVLGSLGIVSADKYDAKTYAQKPIGAGPYRLVSYQPGQQLIVEANPYYAGQKNDFNKLVFVFLDEDSAFAAAQSKQLGIVRIAPSLAVTPAAGMKLWVRPSVENRGIVMPTIASGKKDAHGYPIGNDVTADVAIRKAINYAINRQLLADQILEGHAIPAYTGVQGLPWDNPDAAFKDGDIDKARQLLEDAGWIENAHGIREKDGLPAKVTLWYASGDATRRDLAQAVRSMLKPVGIDVDLKSGSWETVERNMHANPTLFGWGSLDPMELYHHYSSKAAGVEYYNPGYYRNPVVDQHLQQALDAPTWQQAVPFWQQVEWDGKTGVGVKGDAAWAWLLNVQHTYLTDECVDLGKGAPEIHGSWSLLNSVDGWKWTCQ is encoded by the coding sequence ATGTCAAAGCCTGCATGGATGCGCAACACCCTGGTGGCGGCTGCCTTGTTGAGTGTGCTGGCAGCGCCTGCCCATTCAGCGCAGGACCGCACCCTGCAGCTGGCCATTGGCGATGAACCAACCGAAGGCTTCGACCCGATGCTGGGCTGGAGCCACGGCAGCTATTTGCTGCTGCACAGCCCTTTGCTCAAGCAAAACGAGGATTTGTCCTGGAGCAGTTTTCTGCTTAGCGATTATCAGGCCAGCGCGGATGGCAAGACCTGGACCCTCAAGCTCAAGCCCGACCTGAAGTTCTCAGACGGCTCGCCGCTGACCGCCAAGGACGTGGCTTACACCTACAACAATGCGGCGGCCAGTGGTGGCAAGGTCGATATGGGCAACTTCCTCAAGGCTGAGGCGGTTGATCCACTCACGGTGCGTATTGAGCTCAAGGCGCCGCAAAGCACATTCGTCAATGTGCTCGGTTCCCTGGGGATCGTCTCGGCAGATAAATACGACGCCAAAACCTACGCGCAAAAGCCGATTGGCGCCGGACCTTACCGGTTGGTCAGCTACCAGCCGGGCCAGCAGTTGATTGTTGAGGCCAACCCGTATTACGCCGGGCAAAAGAACGACTTCAACAAGCTGGTGTTTGTGTTCCTGGATGAAGACAGCGCCTTTGCTGCTGCCCAAAGCAAGCAGTTGGGCATTGTGCGTATTGCCCCTTCGCTGGCAGTAACACCTGCCGCGGGCATGAAGCTGTGGGTGCGCCCCAGCGTGGAAAACCGTGGCATTGTGATGCCGACCATTGCCTCAGGTAAAAAAGACGCTCACGGCTACCCCATCGGCAACGATGTGACGGCCGACGTGGCCATTCGCAAAGCCATTAACTACGCCATCAACCGCCAATTGCTCGCCGACCAGATCCTCGAAGGCCACGCGATCCCGGCCTACACCGGGGTGCAGGGCTTACCGTGGGACAACCCGGATGCGGCGTTCAAGGATGGCGATATCGACAAGGCCCGACAGTTGCTGGAGGACGCGGGCTGGATTGAAAACGCCCACGGCATCCGTGAGAAAGATGGCCTGCCGGCTAAAGTCACCCTGTGGTACGCCAGCGGCGATGCCACCCGCCGGGATCTGGCCCAGGCCGTGCGTTCGATGCTCAAGCCTGTGGGCATCGACGTGGACTTGAAGTCCGGCAGTTGGGAAACCGTCGAGCGCAACATGCACGCCAACCCGACTCTGTTTGGCTGGGGCAGCCTCGATCCGATGGAGCTTTACCATCACTACAGCAGCAAGGCGGCGGGCGTGGAGTACTACAACCCCGGCTATTACCGTAACCCGGTTGTCGATCAGCATCTGCAGCAAGCCCTCGATGCGCCGACCTGGCAGCAGGCCGTGCCGTTCTGGCAGCAAGTGGAGTGGGACGGCAAAACCGGTGTCGGGGTAAAAGGTGACGCGGCCTGGGCCTGGTTGCTCAATGTGCAGCACACCTACCTGACCGATGAGTGCGTCGACCTGGGCAAGGGTGCCCCGGAAATTCACGGCTCCTGGTCGTTGCTCAATAGCGTCGATGGCTGGAAGTGGACCTGCCAGTGA